One Saccharomyces kudriavzevii IFO 1802 strain IFO1802 genome assembly, chromosome: 4 genomic region harbors:
- the RAD28 gene encoding Rad28p (similar to Saccharomyces cerevisiae RAD28 (YDR030C); ancestral locus Anc_3.259), with translation MDPFLQYRLGTISFDDFHRRVIQNEFERILEDPSLNLKNYRFNKWSGYDSSKGTSLNIGVTCLDVDNTGQVLLGGGDDGSLSIWGLDESSHQNDEGEQELINKRLNYIKRQPHQSDNEQTQTPSRKKKKSRMHDGGATRLVHSFQTQRNKYRMYRQSNTPISSRTSVMLNAANSQTDSPLLETDAGGSISHHKYGITTLKWYRTDNGMFFTGSNDKTVKIWDTNRFEPVQNISLGYRINQIDNNIANDSSLLVVASEDYYPRMIDLRTMNSGITTLGMGNKTRMQSEISCCKFNPVREQIVACGDTEGGIKLWDLRMRNRLYLELKRTREGFKPINSDDNNGSDVYFGSNELKAHLRCCNDIVWNDEGSELCSIGTDGKLNIWRPFTEIFQLDGIASYRQLGPQDLSRIKYKKRVSQRLLWFDKFLLCISDNGEIEIYNTEEEKLWNKLEYPMGHNQVKKNQALQCQFSSMTLQTNMMNSVGLRLFFGTNNNAIGNGGSIFECS, from the coding sequence ATGGATCCATTTTTACAATACAGGTTGGGTACAATCTCGTTCGACGATTTTCATAGGAGGGTTATTCAAAACGAATTCGAGAGGATTCTCGAAGATCCTTCAttaaacttgaaaaattatcgCTTCAATAAGTGGTCCGGTTATGATTCAAGCAAAGGAACTTCATTAAATATAGGTGTTACTTGTCTGGACGTTGACAATACTGGTCAAGTGCTATTAGGTGGTGGAGATGACGGATCACTTTCCATATGGGGTTTGGATGAATCATCGCATCAGAATGATGAAGGTGAACAGGAACTGATCAATAAAAGACTAAATTACATCAAGCGACAGCCTCACCAATCTGATAATGAACAGACACAAACACCAAGccgtaaaaaaaagaaatcacgAATGCACGATGGTGGTGCTACAAGATTAGTACACAGTTTTCAAACTCAAAGGAATAAATATCGGATGTATAGACAATCTAACACACCAATTTCCAGCCGAACATCGGTCATGTTAAATGCGGCTAATTCTCAAACAGATAGCCCGCTATTGGAAACCGATGCTGGAGGTTCAATATCTCATCATAAATACGGGATCACTACTTTAAAATGGTACAGGACAGATAACGGCATGTTTTTTACTGGATCTAACGACAAGACCGTAAAGATATGGGACACGAACAGGTTTGAACCAGTTCAAAATATAAGTTTAGGGTACAGAATAAACCAAATCGATAATAATATTGCCAATGACAGCTCCTTGCTTGTCGTAGCAAGTGAAGACTACTATCCAAGAATGATTGACCTGAGAACCATGAACTCAGGAATCACCACACTCGGGATGGGCAATAAGACACGAATGCAGTCCGAAATTTCATGTTGCAAGTTTAACCCGGTGAGGGAACAAATCGTCGCATGTGGTGATACGGAGGGCGGTATAAAGTTATGGGACCTAAGAATGAGGAACAGGCTGTATttagaattgaaaagaactaGAGAAGGATTTAAACCTATAAACAGCGATGATAACAACGGAAGCGATGTCTACTTTGGTTCCAACGAATTGAAAGCTCATTTGAGATGCTGTAATGACATTGTTTGGAACGACGAGGGCTCAGAACTATGTTCAATTGGCACGGATGGAAAATTAAATATTTGGAGGCCATTTacagaaatctttcaattAGACGGTATAGCGAGTTATAGACAGCTGGGGCCACAGGATTTAAGTCGTATaaaatacaagaaaagagtTTCTCAGAGGCTACTTTGGTTTGATAAGTTTCTACTATGTATTTCTGACAATGGAGAAATAGAAATATACAATACGGAGGAAGAGAAACTATGGAACAAGCTCGAATACCCGATGGGACATAATCAAGTAAAAAAGAACCAGGCGTTGCAGTGCCAGTTTAGTTCCATGACCTTGCAAACAAATATGATGAATTCGGTCGGACTCAGGTTGTTCTTCGGAACTAACAACAATGCCATTGGAAATGGGGGTTCCATTTTCGAGTGTTCGTAA
- the MIX14 gene encoding Mix14p (similar to Saccharomyces cerevisiae MIC14 (YDR031W); ancestral locus Anc_3.260), which translates to MSDILDEIIIEDVVANCPQEFLQYHKCIRDNEENPAKCQDGRLTLSKCIKEKVPSVRSIMRQCSEPMKKYERCIRDNMDSKTIAENCLGFLQDLRNCAESQVENKNIKPSIKGVNLELIKE; encoded by the coding sequence atgtCTGATATTTTGGATGAGATTATTATAGAAGACGTTGTGGCAAACTGCCCACAAGAGTTCTTGCAGTATCATAAATGCATAAGAGATAATGAGGAAAATCCAGCAAAGTGTCAAGACGGAAGATTGACGCTATCAAAATgtattaaagaaaaagtgcCCAGTGTGAGAAGTATCATGAGGCAGTGTAGTGAgccaatgaaaaaatatgagcGATGCATTCGTGATAATATGGATAGTAAAACTATAGCTGAAAATTGTTTGGGATTCTTACAGGATTTAAGGAACTGTGCAGAATCACAagttgaaaacaagaatattAAGCCATCAATTAAAGGAGTGAACCTTGAATTAATCAAGGAGTAA
- the PST2 gene encoding flavodoxin-like fold family protein (similar to Saccharomyces cerevisiae RFS1 (YBR052C) and PST2 (YDR032C); ancestral locus Anc_3.261) — MPRIAIIIYTLYGHVAATAEAEKKGIEAAGGSADIYQVEETLSPEVVKALGGAPKPDYPIATQDTLTEYDAFLFGIPTRFGNFPAQWKAFWDRTGGLWAKGALHGKVAGCFVSTGTGGGNEATIMNSLSTLAHHGIIFVPLGYKNVFAELTNMDEVHGGSPWGAGTIAGSDGSRSPSALELQVHEIQGKTFYETVAKF, encoded by the coding sequence ATGCCAAGAATCGCTATCATCATTTACACACTATATGGTCACGTTGCTGCCACAGCCGAggctgaaaagaaaggcaTTGAAGCTGCCGGTGGATCCGCAGACATTTACCAGGTCGAAGAAACTTTATCTCCAGAGGTCGTCAAGGCCCTTGGCGGTGCTCCAAAGCCAGACTACCCAATTGCCACCCAGGACACCCTGACGGAGTATGATGCCTTCCTGTTCGGTATCCCAACAAGGTTTGGTAATTTCCCCGCTCAATGGAAGGCTTTCTGGGACCGCACCGGAGGGTTATGGGCCAAGGGTGCTTTACATGGTAAAGTTGCTGGTTGTTTCGTCTCCACTGGGACTGGTGGTGGTAATGAAGCTACTATTATGAATTCTCTATCTACCTTGGCTCATCATGGTATCATCTTTGTTCCATTGGGTTACAAGAACGTTTTTGCGGAATTGACTAATATGGACGAAGTACACGGTGGTTCTCCATGGGGTGCAGGTACTATCGCTGGCAGTGACGGTTCAAGATCTCCTTCCGCCTTGGAATTGCAAGTACACGAAATTCAAGGTAAAACTTTCTACGAAACCGTTGCAAAATTCTGA
- the MRH1 gene encoding Mrh1p (similar to Saccharomyces cerevisiae YRO2 (YBR054W) and MRH1 (YDR033W); ancestral locus Anc_3.263) encodes MSTFETLIKRGGNEAIKLNPPTGADFHITSRGSDWFWTCFCCYLLFGLILTLLMFRKPVNDRFFYLTGIAPNFFMCIAYFTMASNLGWIPVRAKYNHVQTSTQKEHPGYRQIFYSRYVGWFLALPWPIIQICMLAGTPFWQLAFNVCITEFFTVCWLIAACVHSTYKWGYYTIGLGAAIVVSISVMTTSYNLVKQKANDIRLTFLIFFCIIMFLWIIAYPTCFGITDGGNVLQPDSAGIFYGIIDLILMCFIPTLLVPIINHFGAEKLGYHFGPSDAEAVMAPRSVVASPKPAPTPKLGKDKKKSKKSKKSKKSKKSDE; translated from the coding sequence atgtctaCCTTTGAAACTTTAATTAAAAGAGGTGGTAACGAAGCCATCAAGCTCAACCCTCCAACCGGTGCGGATTTCCATATCACTAGTCGTGGTTCCGATTGGTTCTGGACATGTTTCTGTtgttatttattattcGGTTTGATTTTAACTTTGTTAATGTTCAGAAAACCAGTTAATGACAGATTTTTCTACCTCACCGGTATTGCTCCAAACTTTTTTATGTGTATTGCCTACTTCACCATGGCTTCCAACTTGGGTTGGATTCCAGTTAGGGCTAAGTACAATCATGTCCAAACTTCCACTCAAAAGGAACATCCAGGTTACAGACAAATCTTCTACTCTAGATATGTCGGTTGGTTCTTAGCTTTGCCATGGCCTATTATTCAAATCTGTATGCTTGCTGGTACACCATTTTGGCAACTGGCCTTCAATGTCTGTATTACTGAGTTTTTTACTGTCTGTTGGTTGATTGCTGCTTGTGTTCACTCCACTTACAAATGGGGTTACTACACTATCGGTCTTGGTGCTGCTATTGTCGTTAGCATCAGTGTTATGACTACCAGTTACAACTTGGTGAAGCAAAAGGCTAACGATATCAGATTGACCTTCctaattttcttctgcaTCATCATGTTCTTGTGGATTATTGCCTACCCAACCTGTTTCGGTATCACTGACGGTGGTAACGTTTTGCAACCAGATTCTGCCGGTATCTTCTATGGTATCATCGATCTTATTCTAATGTGTTTCATTCCAACCCTATTGGTTCCAATTATCAATCATTTCGGTGCTGAGAAGTTGGGTTACCACTTCGGTCCTAGTGATGCTGAAGCAGTCATGGCTCCAAGATCTGTAGTTGCCAGTCCAAAACCTGCTCCTACCCCAAAGTTGGGtaaagacaagaagaagtcTAAGAAGAGTAAGAAGTCCAAGAAATCCAAGAAGTCTGACGAATAG
- the LYS14 gene encoding Lys14p (similar to Saccharomyces cerevisiae LYS14 (YDR034C); ancestral locus Anc_3.264): MFESVNLDENSPEDKELTKVLSPPGSSISPASLDSSSSFTNSSERYNTSTSCFEPKSNLPSLSFLNARAGSLGAIFNHKQMTPPSGSNIRSENVKSTTSSNNSSDGNENAGHPTSSLQNENGHSPLTPNSAVTSTVTDKKGNTVKRKYSRNGCSECKRRRMKCDETKPTCWQCARLNRQCVYVLNPKNKKRRTSNTSRVKEFRKLAADHDDDPSADHKRQHPSFKAEKKGLVRPIPGEDSADTKPIIESAKSLPLNEIESLNIPNLDLTATMNGYDVNLLMQNLNDMVNMKLHDSYLLNEELKGLDLPDLDIPELLPAPNANNTVPISFLMNNVITFNTKLSSFKLGGIHDKYLKIFYYDCLDSIAPFFQNQGNPLRDILLSFAKNEAYLLSSILATGASIAYRKSNDLEDERNYCAYLSHCLSLLGEQFKNESNVLNRIEPIILTVIMLAWDCIYSMNSQWRSHLKGVTDLFKRINAGNSSKVLNVAKCWFKVMETFASISTVFGGSLIDNNDLDAIFDPYDYQYVDSLKFLNIMTPLNEFNLLRGHKEDFDLVIKEVFKSLNTIRSTEKGYFSKEEGLFTKKLDYLLLSSQPSPEKFKDHISYFNTQKILVEIDKQLDYEFIDNSGIIPSDNQSHPKISNIHDNAIDMVTLKNGEEIAISWYDISHQTQVLSFLLIVLLKLLGIPKESITVQQVVKKIMSFFKFLDSDSPPQNSRTCYCNFAVLIAGLNAMDEDTRAIVKRYYKINGGKFQRLTEHNLNRLEKVWHGKNQSYRLEEQDVLTW, translated from the coding sequence ATGTTCGAATCTGTCAACTTGGATGAAAATTCCCCAGAAGATAAGGAACTGACTAAAGTTCTGTCCCCACCGGGTAGTTCTATTTCTCCAGCTTCACTAGATAGTAGTTCATCATTCACGAATAGTAGTGAGCGATACAATACTTCGACTAGTTGTTTTGAACCAAAAAGTAATTTACCTTCGTTATCATTTTTAAATGCCAGAGCGGGATCTTTAGGTGCCATATTCAATCATAAACAGATGACCCCACCTTCTGGCTCCAACATCAGAAGCGAAAATGTCAAATCAACGACGAGTAGTAATAACAGCAGTGACGGTAATGAAAATGCAGGACATCCTACTAGTTCACtgcaaaatgaaaatggacATTCTCCCTTGACTCCAAATTCAGCCGTAACTTCGACTGTTACAGATAAAAAGGGGAATACAGTCAAACGGAAATATTCCAGAAATGGGTGCTCTGAGTGTAAGAGACGAAGAATGAAATGTGATGAAACCAAACCCACCTGTTGGCAGTGCGCAAGATTAAACCGTCAATGTGTTTACGTCTTGAACCccaaaaacaagaaaagaagaacatcTAATACGAGTAGGGTAAAGGAATTCAGAAAGCTGGCTGCTGATCACGATGACGATCCCTCCGCTGATCACAAGCGTCAACATCCATCTTTTAAAgctgagaaaaaaggatTAGTACGGCCAATCCCAGGTGAGGACTCTGCGGACACAAAGCCAATTATAGAAAGTGCCAAGAGCCTACCATTAAATGAAATAGAATCCTTAAATATTCCAAACCTTGACCTTACCGCCACTATGAATGGTTATGACGTTAATTTACTGATGCAAAACCTAAATGATATGGTCAATATGAAGCTTCACGACTCTTACCTAttgaatgaagaattgaaaggGTTGGATTTACCCGACTTGGACATTCCTGAACTTCTGCCTGCACCGAATGCCAATAACACCGTACCAATATcctttttgatgaataatGTAATAACTTTTAATACGAAACTAAGCTCGTTCAAACTGGGTGGTATTCATGATAAATATTTAAAGATATTTTACTACGATTGTTTGGATTCTATCGCAccatttttccaaaatcaaGGCAACCCCCTAAGAGATATTTTACTCTCGTTCGCCAAAAATGAAGCCTATCTTTTATCTTCCATTTTAGCCACAGGAGCATCCATAGCTTATAGAAAATCAAATGATCTAGAAGATGAGCGGAATTACTGTGCGTACTTGTCACACTGTCTAAGCCTCTTGGGAgaacaattcaaaaatgaatcaAACGTTTTGAATAGAATAGAACCTATTATTCTAACCGTAATCATGCTTGCATGGGATTGTATTTACTCCATGAACTCCCAATGGAGATCTCATTTAAAAGGTGTCACGgaccttttcaaaagaattaaTGCCGGAAACTCATCAAAAGTGCTTAACGTTGCTAAATGCTGGTTTAAAGTCATGGAAACATTTGCTAGCATAAGTACAGTATTTGGTGGATCTTTAattgataataatgatcTAGATGCCATCTTTGATCCATATGATTACCAATACGTCGACTCATTAAAGTTCCTGAATATCATGACTCCACTAAATGAATTTAATCTTTTAAGAGGTCATAAAGAGGATTTTGATCTTGTTATCAAGgaagttttcaaatcactAAATACTATCAGATCGACTGAAAAAGGttacttttcaaaagaagaaggtttgtttaccaaaaaattaGACTACCTACTTTTGTCATCTCAGCCTTCACCcgaaaaattcaaagatcATATATCATATTTCAATACCCAGAAAATACTAGTAGAGATTGACAAACAACTAGATTACGAATTTATTGACAATTCGGGGATTATACCGTCAGATAATCAATCACATCCTAAAATAAGTAATATTCATGATAATGCCATTGATATGGTGACATTGAAGAACGGTGAGGAAATCGCCATCAGCTGGTATGATATTTCGCATCAGACTCAAGTTTTATCCTTCTTGTTGATTGTATTATTAAAGCTTTTAGGTATACCGAAAGAATCAATTACTGTTCAACAAGTTGTCAAAAAGATCatgtcatttttcaagtttttagATAGCGACTCACCACCacaaaattcaagaacCTGTTATTGCAATTTTGCCGTTTTGATTGCTGGGTTAAATGCCATGGACGAGGACACACGGGCAATTGTTAAAAGATACTATAAGATTAATGgtggaaaatttcaaaggcTCACAGAACATAACCTTAATAGACTGGAAAAAGTTTGGCATGGTAAAAACCAAAGTTACAGGttagaagaacaagatgTTCTTACATGGTAG
- the CPP3 gene encoding cysteine-rich palmitoylated domain-containing protein CPP3 (similar to Saccharomyces cerevisiae YDR034W-B and YBR056W-A; ancestral locus Anc_3.267), translating to MRHHQNMHYAPQQQPIYVQQPPPQRESGGCCRTCCHFLCCLCLINLCCDVF from the coding sequence ATGAgacatcatcaaaatatgCACTACGCCCCACAACAACAACCGATTTATGTTCAACAGCCCCCTCCTCAGAGAGAATCTGGTGGCTGCTGCAGAACTTGTTGTCATTTCCTCTGCTGCCTCTGTTTAATTAATCTATGTTGTGACGTTTTCTGA
- the ARO3 gene encoding 3-deoxy-7-phosphoheptulonate synthase ARO3 (similar to Saccharomyces cerevisiae ARO3 (YDR035W); ancestral locus Anc_3.268): MFIKNDHAGDRKRLEDWRIKGYDPLTPPDLLQHEFPISAKGEENIIKARDAVCDILNGKDDRLVIVIGPCSLHDPKAAYDYANRLAEVSEKLSKDLLIIMRAYLEKPRTTVGWKGLINDPDMNNSFQINKGLRISREMFIKLVEKLPIAGEMLDTISPQFLSDCFSLGAIGARTTESQLHRELASGLSFPIGFKNGTDGGLQVAIDAMRAAAHEHYFLSVTKPGVTAIVGTEGNKDTFLILRGGKNGTNFDKENVQNTKKQLEKAGLTDDSQKRIMIDCSHGNSNKDFKNQPKVAKCIYDQLTEGENSLCGVMIESNINEGRQDIPEENGREGLKYGCSVTDACIGWESTEQVLELLAEGVRNRRKASKK; encoded by the coding sequence ATGTTCATTAAAAACGATCACGCTGGTGACAGAAAACGTTTAGAAGACTGGAGAATCAAAGGTTATGATCCATTGACTCCCCCAGATCTGCTTCAACATGAATTTCCTATATCCGCTAAGggtgaagaaaatattatcaaagCAAGAGATGCTGTCTGTGATATATTGAATGGTAAGGATGACCGTTTAGTCATTGTCATCGGCCCATGTTCTCTACATGATCCCAAGGCCGCTTACGATTACGCCAACAGGTTGGCTGAGGTTTCAGAAAAGTTATCCAAGGACTTGTTAATTATTATGAGAGCTTACTTAGAAAAGCCAAGGACCACCGTAGGTTGGAAAGGTTTAATTAACGATCCTGATATGAATAACTCTTTCCAAATTAATAAGGGTTTACGGATTTCCAGAGAGATGTTCATAAAACTAGTTGAAAAACTACCCATTGCCGGTGAGATGTTGGACACCATTTCTCCACAATTCTTAAGTGATTGTTTCTCCTTGGGTGCCATCGGTGCCAGGACTACTGAATCTCAACTACATAGAGAATTAGCATCTGGTTTGTCTTTCCCTATTGGATTCAAAAATGGTACTGATGGTGGTTTACAAGTCGCCATTGATGCTATGAGGGCTGCCGCACACGAGCATTACTTTCTTTCTGTTACAAAGCCAGGTGTTACTGCTATCGTAGGTACCGAGGGTAACAAAGAtacttttttgatcttGAGAGGTGGTAAGAACGGTACTAACTTcgacaaagaaaatgttcaaaacaCCAAGAAGCAATTAGAGAAAGCTGGCCTGACCGATGATTCTCAGAAAAGAATTATGATTGATTGCTCTCACGGCAACAGCAAtaaagatttcaagaatcAACCAAAAGTCGCCAAATGTATTTACGATCAATTAACGGAGGGGGAGAACAGTCTGTGCGGTGTCATGATTGAATCTAACATAAATGAAGGTAGACAAGACAttcctgaagaaaatgggaGAGAAGGTTTGAAATATGGTTGCTCTGTTACTGATGCTTGTATTGGTTGGGAAAGCACCGAACAAGTATTGGAGCTATTGGCGGAAGGTGtcagaaacagaagaaaagcctcaaagaaataa
- the EHD3 gene encoding mitochondrial 37S ribosomal protein mS47 (similar to Saccharomyces cerevisiae EHD3 (YDR036C); ancestral locus Anc_3.271), with the protein MLRNTLKFVQSSSKYGYNTAIRTLMNTQSHLNGAAGPSVLFAVQDTARVITLNRPKKLNALNTEMSESMFKTLNEYAKSDTTNLIILKSSNQPRSFCAGGDVATVAACNFNKEFAKSIEFFTDEYSLNFQLATYLKPVITFMDGITMGGGVGLSIHTPFRIATEHTKWAMPEMDIGFFPDVGSTFALPRILTLANSNSQMALYLCLTGEIINGADAYTLGLASHYVGSGNLDALQRRLGEISPPGSNGSQSAAFFRMVNESINEFQSPLPRDYVFKYSNEKLNVIEACFNVPKNGTIEDIMRNLSEYEGFTEGKVFAQEIKSKLSTKSPSSLQIALRLMQDNSRDHIESAIKRDLYTAANMCVNQDSLVEFSEATKHKLIDKQKVPYPWTKKEQLFASQLTSLTSPKPTLQLSLLKNTSNVTWTQYPYHSKYQLPTEEEIAAYIEKKANNDTNVKITVEDVINHFANVSPSRRGKLGIQSLCKAVCERKCQEFNGGLRWK; encoded by the coding sequence ATGCTCAGAAACACTTTGAAGTTTGTTCAGTCGTCATCTAAATACGGATATAATACTGCTATACGCACATTGATGAATACTCAATCACACTTAAATGGCGCTGCTGGCCCTTCTGTACTATTTGCAGTACAGGACACTGCCAGAGTTATCACATTAAATAGGCCTAAGAAGCTCAACGCCTTGAACACAGAAATGTCAGAATCTATGTTTAAGACCCTAAATGAGTACGCAAAAAGCGACACTACTAACTTAATCATTTTGAAGTCTTCGAACCAACCACGGTCTTTCTGTGCCGGTGGTGATGTTGCCACTGTTGCAGCATGTAATTTCAACAAAGAATTTGCCAAATCTATTGAGTTTTTTACCGATGAATATTCTCTGAACTTTCAATTAGCAACTTATCTGAAACCAGTTATAACTTTTATGGACGGTATTACCATGGGCGGTGGTGTTGGTTTATCTATTCATACGCCTTTTAGGATTGCTACGGAACACACCAAATGGGCCATGCCTGAGATGGATATTGGCTTTTTCCCAGATGTGGGCTCAACCTTTGCTCTTCCCAGAATCCTAACTTTGGCTAACTCAAACTCACAGATGGCTCTGTATTTATGTCTTACAGGAGAAATCATAAATGGGGCAGACGCCTATACCCTAGGTTTAGCATCTCATTATGTTGGCAGTGGTAATTTAGATGCTTTACAAAGAAGATTGGGTGAAATTAGCCCTCCTGGGAGTAACGGTTCACAATCTGCAGCCTTCTTTAGAATGGTCAACGAATCCATTAATGAATTTCAATCTCCTTTGCCCAGGGATTatgttttcaaatactctaatgaaaaattgaacgtAATTGAGGCTTGTTTCAATGTGCCCAAAAATGGTACTATTGAAGATATTATGAGAAATTTGAGCGAATATGAAGGTTTTACGGAAGGTAAAGTTTTCGCACAAGAAATTAAATCGAAGTTGTCCACCAAATCACCATCATCTTTGCAAATTGCATTGAGATTGATGCAAGATAATTCTAGAGATCACATTGAGTCTGCAATCAAAAGAGATTTATATACAGCAGCTAACATGTGCGTGAACCAAGATTCTTTAGTGGAATTTTCAGAAGCCACAAAGCATAAATTAATCGATAAACAGAAGGTACCTTATCCATGGACCAAGAAGGAGCAATTATTTGCATCTCAATTGACATCTCTCACGTCTCCTAAACCAACATTACAATTATCGTTATTAAAGAATACTTCCAATGTTACTTGGACGCAATACCCCTACCATTCGAAATATCAATTGCCTACAGAAGAGGAAATTGCCGCCTacatcgaaaaaaaagctaatAATGATACTAACGTTAAAATCACTGTAGAAGACGTAATAAACCACTTTGCTAATGTGAGTCCCTCTAGAAGAGGGAAATTGGGTATTCAATCATTATGTAAGGCTGTttgtgaaagaaaatgccaaGAATTCAATGGCGGATTAAGATGGAAATAA